A genomic region of Methanosarcina thermophila TM-1 contains the following coding sequences:
- a CDS encoding ABC transporter permease, whose protein sequence is MNDFSEKTFIIARHEFLKTIKRKEFLFMTFLFPLLLMGISLLPAIVSEATPAEDQKVGYIDMTDTFEFPESVRNEGISLRPSEAETSVIEFVKYNEISEARQALQTGLISSYLIIPENFLETGTIELYSLKKEAPVPDIELSAEISDIVITSLLKDKVDELILNRVRDPVNMKFYNVGEDGEPSEQGLTEMLASFGLPILTAFLLLFSIFSSSGFLLRGVAEEKENRIIEILLSSATPSEILTGKIAGLGAVGLLQILIWLAAIVFGSGYALPVNIEPFTLLLALIYFVLGFIFFASLMAGIGAITSSLQESQQVAGILTFTAATPLIFMQPLLTSPDSPFSVFLSLFPLTSPVAMLARMGVTAVPIYQILASILILFVSVHGVILLSSRLFRVYLLMYGKRPRLREILKNIKAGSK, encoded by the coding sequence ATGAATGACTTCTCCGAAAAAACCTTCATTATTGCAAGGCACGAGTTCTTGAAGACAATCAAGCGTAAAGAATTTCTCTTTATGACTTTCCTCTTTCCTCTCCTACTTATGGGGATCAGTCTCCTTCCAGCAATAGTCTCAGAAGCGACTCCGGCTGAAGACCAGAAAGTAGGTTATATTGATATGACTGACACCTTCGAATTTCCGGAATCTGTCCGAAATGAGGGTATTTCTCTGAGACCTTCTGAGGCAGAAACCTCAGTTATTGAATTTGTAAAGTATAATGAAATCTCCGAAGCGAGGCAGGCTTTACAGACGGGCCTGATTTCTTCTTATCTTATTATCCCCGAAAATTTTCTTGAGACCGGGACAATAGAACTATATAGCCTCAAAAAAGAAGCGCCTGTGCCAGACATTGAACTGTCGGCCGAGATCTCAGATATTGTTATTACCTCCCTCCTTAAGGACAAAGTTGATGAGCTCATTCTCAACAGAGTTCGAGACCCGGTTAACATGAAGTTTTATAATGTAGGGGAAGATGGAGAACCCTCTGAACAAGGGCTTACCGAAATGCTTGCCAGCTTTGGACTTCCTATTCTTACAGCCTTTCTCCTCCTTTTCAGTATTTTCTCTTCGTCCGGATTTCTGCTTCGTGGCGTTGCCGAAGAAAAAGAGAACCGAATAATCGAAATCTTGCTTTCCTCTGCTACCCCTTCCGAAATTCTTACAGGCAAAATAGCAGGCCTTGGTGCAGTCGGTCTCTTGCAGATTCTCATCTGGCTTGCGGCAATAGTGTTTGGGAGTGGGTATGCCCTTCCTGTAAATATCGAACCTTTTACTCTCTTACTCGCTCTCATCTACTTCGTGCTCGGTTTCATCTTTTTTGCCAGTTTAATGGCAGGAATCGGAGCGATAACGAGTTCTCTTCAGGAGAGCCAGCAGGTTGCAGGAATTTTGACGTTTACAGCCGCAACTCCTCTCATATTCATGCAGCCACTCCTTACAAGTCCAGACAGTCCATTTTCAGTTTTTCTTTCCCTCTTTCCTCTTACCTCGCCAGTAGCCATGCTTGCCAGAATGGGAGTTACAGCTGTGCCTATCTATCAGATCCTTGCCAGCATATTAATTCTATTTGTCTCGGTGCATGGAGTGATTCTGCTCTCCAGCCGGCTTTTCAGGGTTTACCTGCTGATGTATGGAAAAAGGCCTAGGCTGCGGGAAATCCTGAAAAATATTAAAGCAGGAAGCAAGTAA
- a CDS encoding flavodoxin family protein, which translates to MRILVIMGSPRKSNTYRAARKIEEYMQSMDNVEFEYLMLKDANLLQCRGCYVCLAKGEEYCPCKDEAPLIEQKMHAADGVIFASPVYGMNISALMKTFVDRFSYIFHRPRFLDKKALLLSTTGAVGLKEVLDYLKLVAGIWGFEVSQSIGLITPPGMISKKQEQENNRKLEKAALEYYNSFQKKRRSPGLKDVLIFRAQKASFGKPGYTGSADYAYWKEKGWLNPEAKYYVDVPVNPVYNAIGWISEQMIRRKMEKEIAELRE; encoded by the coding sequence ATGAGAATCCTGGTTATCATGGGGAGCCCACGAAAAAGCAATACCTATAGAGCGGCAAGGAAAATTGAAGAATACATGCAGTCTATGGACAACGTTGAATTCGAATACCTGATGCTCAAAGATGCAAACCTGTTGCAGTGCCGGGGCTGTTATGTCTGTCTTGCAAAGGGTGAAGAGTATTGTCCATGTAAAGATGAAGCTCCCCTTATCGAACAAAAGATGCATGCCGCCGATGGCGTGATCTTTGCTTCACCTGTTTATGGTATGAATATTTCTGCACTCATGAAAACCTTTGTTGATCGCTTCTCTTATATTTTCCACCGACCCCGTTTTCTTGATAAAAAAGCTCTTCTTCTCTCCACTACAGGCGCTGTGGGTCTTAAGGAGGTTCTCGATTACCTTAAACTGGTAGCTGGTATATGGGGTTTTGAGGTATCTCAAAGTATTGGTCTTATAACTCCCCCAGGTATGATCTCCAAAAAACAAGAGCAGGAAAATAACCGGAAACTTGAAAAAGCTGCACTTGAGTACTACAATTCCTTCCAGAAAAAGCGGCGCTCTCCGGGACTTAAAGATGTACTGATTTTTCGTGCGCAAAAGGCAAGTTTTGGCAAACCTGGGTACACTGGTTCTGCTGATTATGCTTACTGGAAAGAAAAAGGCTGGCTCAACCCGGAAGCAAAGTATTACGTGGATGTCCCTGTTAATCCTGTTTACAATGCCATTGGCTGGATCTCTGAACAGATGATAAGAAGGAAAATGGAAAAAGAGATAGCTGAATTAAGAGAATAA
- a CDS encoding FmdE family protein encodes MHTLQKNSPEEKQRMETILEQVTDPELLSQIERVVSFHGFLTSGALIGIQMLNIARRELDIQSGERIYVTCETKSCMPDSFQILAGATIGNNGLKINNLGKMAVTVNKQAPEGVNSIKGIRIILDPEKTKAYPKLHAWYLNTEKFPHVEIVPILLEAGEKVYSWKLVDVEVPVRQKKRIQCCKNCNEMFVQHDNEVLCGACTE; translated from the coding sequence GTGCATACATTGCAAAAAAATTCACCTGAAGAAAAACAACGAATGGAGACAATCCTGGAGCAAGTAACAGACCCTGAGTTGCTTTCCCAAATTGAAAGAGTAGTTTCCTTTCATGGTTTCCTTACCTCTGGGGCATTAATTGGCATTCAGATGCTCAATATTGCAAGGAGGGAGCTCGATATCCAGAGTGGGGAACGTATATACGTGACCTGCGAAACGAAAAGCTGCATGCCTGATTCGTTTCAAATCCTTGCAGGAGCCACCATCGGGAATAACGGATTGAAGATTAATAATCTGGGAAAAATGGCAGTTACGGTAAACAAACAGGCGCCTGAAGGAGTGAACAGCATTAAAGGCATCCGAATAATCCTCGATCCTGAGAAGACTAAAGCCTATCCTAAGCTCCATGCCTGGTACCTTAATACTGAAAAATTTCCTCATGTAGAGATTGTGCCTATCCTCCTAGAGGCAGGAGAAAAAGTGTATTCCTGGAAACTTGTAGACGTAGAAGTTCCAGTCCGGCAGAAAAAGCGTATACAGTGTTGTAAAAATTGCAATGAGATGTTCGTTCAGCATGACAATGAAGTTTTGTGCGGCGCATGCACAGAATAA
- a CDS encoding 4Fe-4S binding protein gives MQDNMRLSIFAEKKDKKLVYKPEKCIGCGTCVQACPKGNLSVGAVGAITRGLLDADFLEIKKSEECLVCGICAKVCPTGALELKQEGKSLTDMSYLFRAMKPTSVNENCVHCGLCEDICPRGCIEVTREISEDGHLKLVGKTHIDSDCCVHCGWCAAVCPVNAISVEKPFEGRWTKDENICQTCHTCVEVCPANAIFNKKAKSGERVEKISHRPDACIYCGACAVSCPVNAIDVRKTAILPDVEKKSVLEKKILEAPVPEALLRTYLETDENACLGCGNCVIVCPVNALNSHELAAGYLNDMDEKTLLEVKNGRISIVNQDCCGADGACALICPVDAIRLVKREVE, from the coding sequence ATGCAAGATAATATGCGATTGTCTATCTTTGCCGAAAAAAAAGACAAGAAGCTGGTCTACAAGCCTGAAAAATGCATTGGCTGCGGAACCTGCGTACAGGCATGCCCTAAAGGTAATTTGTCTGTGGGAGCTGTGGGAGCTATAACGAGAGGGTTATTGGATGCGGATTTCCTCGAAATAAAGAAAAGTGAAGAGTGCCTTGTCTGTGGGATTTGTGCGAAAGTTTGCCCTACAGGCGCTCTTGAGTTGAAACAGGAAGGAAAATCCCTCACTGACATGTCCTACCTTTTCAGGGCAATGAAACCGACATCAGTAAATGAGAACTGTGTCCACTGCGGGCTTTGTGAGGATATCTGTCCCAGAGGCTGTATTGAAGTAACACGTGAAATTTCAGAGGATGGACATCTGAAGCTTGTCGGAAAGACCCACATTGATTCGGATTGCTGTGTCCACTGTGGATGGTGTGCTGCCGTCTGTCCAGTGAATGCAATTTCTGTGGAAAAGCCCTTTGAGGGCCGCTGGACAAAGGATGAGAATATCTGTCAGACCTGCCATACCTGTGTGGAAGTCTGTCCTGCAAATGCTATTTTCAATAAAAAAGCTAAATCCGGAGAAAGAGTGGAAAAGATCAGTCACCGTCCTGACGCCTGCATTTACTGTGGAGCCTGTGCGGTTTCCTGCCCTGTAAACGCAATTGATGTCCGAAAAACTGCAATTCTGCCGGATGTAGAGAAAAAGAGTGTTCTTGAGAAAAAGATCCTTGAAGCTCCTGTTCCGGAAGCTCTGCTCCGCACCTACCTGGAAACGGATGAAAACGCATGTCTAGGCTGTGGAAATTGTGTTATCGTCTGTCCGGTAAATGCCCTCAACAGCCATGAGCTTGCTGCAGGGTACCTGAACGATATGGACGAGAAAACCCTCCTTGAGGTTAAGAACGGAAGGATTTCGATAGTAAACCAAGACTGCTGCGGAGCAGATGGAGCCTGTGCCCTCATCTGTCCTGTTGATGCTATCCGGCTTGTAAAAAGAGAGGTGGAATAA
- a CDS encoding formylmethanofuran dehydrogenase subunit A, with amino-acid sequence MAGTIAIKNGYVFDPLNEINGEIMDIFIRDGKVVEELSAAELKDAKVIDAFGMTVMPGGVDSHSHVAGAKVNAGRMMRPEDHYKSNLQKTSLTHSGSGYSVPSVYKQGYDYAAMGYTTVFEAAVPPFEARHTHEEMRATPLLDMGGYLVLGNNFFLMRYFKDGDLEKAAAYVAWMMKTHKTYGIKCVNPAGVENWGWGKNINSLDEANIHFEITPREVIKGLTEVNELLGMPMPVHLHANNLGHPGCYAITKDSLKISDGVKTTQNMDVEWAETKMDPARDRSVYLTHLMFNSFAGTTWADCSSGVKDIADYVNNKDHVVIDSGCTPFGEATVMTGDGPAIHDLYMLTGNKWSNTDVEMECGSGVLPFTYLKSNPVHSLQWAMGLECLLLIKDPWKTIMTTDSPNGGPFTKYPEVMTWLMSEAFRKQTFSECHKWANDRSELGGVNRELSLYDIAILTRANPAKTIGMVHRKGSLGVGADGDVTVYNINPQQLDANNYETLLRAFRKAEYTIKDGEIVAIKGEIVSLPKKRTYYSEVYVEDEWEKEMLADVKSWFRYYTLGFANYPTPEKYLENPTPIRVNVER; translated from the coding sequence ATGGCAGGAACAATTGCAATCAAAAACGGGTATGTCTTTGATCCCCTCAATGAAATAAATGGGGAAATTATGGATATTTTCATAAGGGACGGAAAAGTTGTAGAAGAGCTTTCTGCTGCCGAACTGAAAGATGCAAAAGTTATTGATGCTTTCGGCATGACTGTCATGCCAGGTGGAGTTGATTCCCACTCTCACGTTGCAGGGGCAAAAGTTAACGCCGGCAGGATGATGCGCCCTGAAGACCATTATAAATCAAATCTCCAGAAGACCTCACTCACCCATTCAGGCTCAGGCTATTCTGTCCCATCGGTTTATAAACAGGGGTATGATTACGCAGCAATGGGCTATACAACAGTTTTTGAAGCTGCCGTTCCTCCCTTTGAAGCTCGACACACCCATGAGGAGATGCGTGCAACTCCGCTCCTTGATATGGGTGGATACCTAGTGTTAGGAAACAACTTCTTTTTGATGCGCTACTTCAAGGATGGAGATCTTGAAAAGGCTGCTGCTTATGTGGCATGGATGATGAAAACTCACAAAACCTATGGAATTAAGTGTGTCAATCCTGCAGGAGTAGAAAACTGGGGCTGGGGTAAAAACATAAACTCTCTTGATGAGGCTAACATCCATTTCGAGATTACCCCGAGAGAAGTAATAAAAGGGCTTACTGAGGTAAATGAGCTTCTTGGAATGCCTATGCCTGTTCACCTGCATGCAAATAATCTGGGACACCCTGGCTGCTATGCAATTACTAAAGACTCTCTGAAAATTTCTGATGGAGTAAAAACCACACAAAATATGGATGTGGAATGGGCTGAAACCAAAATGGATCCTGCAAGGGACCGTTCTGTATACCTCACTCATCTAATGTTCAACAGTTTTGCAGGCACCACCTGGGCAGACTGCTCATCTGGAGTAAAAGATATTGCAGATTATGTAAACAACAAAGACCATGTTGTAATCGACAGTGGGTGCACTCCTTTCGGAGAAGCAACCGTTATGACGGGTGACGGGCCTGCAATTCACGACCTTTACATGCTTACAGGAAACAAATGGTCAAATACTGATGTCGAGATGGAGTGCGGTTCAGGTGTCCTGCCATTCACTTACCTTAAATCCAACCCTGTGCACAGTTTGCAGTGGGCAATGGGGCTTGAGTGTCTCCTGCTTATCAAGGATCCCTGGAAAACAATCATGACTACAGACAGCCCCAATGGTGGACCGTTTACAAAATATCCTGAAGTTATGACCTGGCTCATGTCCGAAGCTTTCAGAAAGCAGACCTTCAGTGAGTGCCACAAATGGGCAAATGACAGGAGTGAACTCGGAGGCGTAAACCGGGAACTTTCCCTCTATGACATTGCGATCCTTACCAGAGCCAATCCTGCAAAAACCATTGGAATGGTACACAGGAAAGGTTCTCTTGGAGTAGGTGCTGACGGAGACGTTACAGTTTATAACATAAACCCCCAGCAGCTTGATGCAAACAATTACGAAACTCTTCTAAGAGCCTTCAGGAAAGCAGAATACACCATAAAGGATGGCGAAATTGTGGCTATTAAAGGCGAGATCGTTTCCCTGCCTAAAAAGCGAACGTACTATTCAGAAGTGTATGTAGAAGACGAGTGGGAAAAGGAAATGCTGGCTGATGTAAAGAGTTGGTTCAGGTATTATACTCTGGGCTTTGCCAACTATCCGACTCCAGAAAAGTATCTGGAAAATCCAACTCCCATACGGGTTAACGTTGAGAGGTGA
- a CDS encoding formylmethanofuran dehydrogenase subunit C — protein sequence MTEGVLIDKGRIESTGKMGEVILIPKKEIDIKLEADVITPDAFAGKNAEEIGNLRVWQGPRTYPLSEFFEVIGSGGSSAAETLIRIKGDAMRVKRIGEGMSAGKIEIEGSAGMHVGTGMKGGKIVVHGDADSWAGMEMTGGLLHIKGNAGDHVGCAYRGKWHGMKGGRIVIEGSARHQLGGGMDGGEIWVEGNVEGFCGIRQNGGLIVVKGRALRGVGAEMAGGTIVIGGKIERFSPGFEYVSMENSVKVGDIELIGEFKKFTGDYAISKRAKGTLYVDANANPEL from the coding sequence ATGACAGAGGGAGTTCTTATTGATAAAGGCAGGATCGAAAGTACTGGAAAAATGGGAGAAGTAATTCTTATTCCTAAAAAAGAGATTGACATTAAACTGGAAGCTGATGTTATTACACCTGATGCCTTTGCAGGCAAAAATGCCGAAGAAATAGGAAACTTGCGTGTATGGCAGGGACCCAGGACTTATCCTCTTTCCGAGTTTTTTGAGGTAATTGGCAGTGGTGGCAGTTCTGCAGCTGAGACTCTGATCCGTATTAAAGGCGATGCAATGAGGGTCAAAAGGATCGGAGAAGGCATGAGTGCGGGAAAAATCGAAATTGAAGGCTCTGCAGGCATGCATGTGGGTACCGGGATGAAAGGGGGCAAGATAGTAGTTCACGGAGATGCTGATTCCTGGGCTGGTATGGAAATGACAGGCGGACTTCTGCACATTAAAGGCAATGCTGGAGATCATGTGGGCTGCGCTTACAGGGGCAAATGGCACGGCATGAAAGGCGGACGTATTGTCATCGAAGGCTCGGCACGGCACCAGCTCGGAGGAGGTATGGATGGCGGCGAAATTTGGGTAGAAGGCAACGTTGAAGGTTTCTGCGGAATTCGCCAGAATGGTGGGCTCATCGTTGTTAAGGGCAGAGCTCTTCGTGGAGTAGGGGCTGAAATGGCAGGGGGAACCATAGTTATCGGAGGCAAAATAGAACGTTTCTCCCCTGGTTTCGAATATGTTTCCATGGAAAACAGTGTCAAGGTTGGTGATATCGAGTTAATAGGCGAATTCAAGAAGTTCACAGGGGATTATGCAATCAGCAAGCGAGCGAAGGGAACTCTCTACGTGGATGCAAACGCAAACCCGGAACTCTGA
- a CDS encoding molybdopterin dinucleotide binding domain-containing protein → MEVLLITGSTIDEGRLAKGGDKFTDDYTKECACCWISPADFVSLGSPDKVKVTSENGKHSIVVYTKCTDSVQPGQVFMPRAIWSNVVIDPDTLSTGSPLYKGAPVTIEPTEEEVLSAEDVVLKVYVRGE, encoded by the coding sequence ATGGAAGTATTACTCATTACCGGAAGTACGATTGATGAAGGCAGGCTTGCCAAAGGTGGGGATAAATTCACGGATGACTACACTAAGGAGTGTGCATGCTGCTGGATTTCTCCTGCTGATTTTGTATCACTTGGTTCCCCTGATAAGGTGAAAGTAACAAGTGAGAACGGAAAACATTCAATTGTTGTTTACACAAAATGCACGGATTCAGTCCAGCCAGGTCAGGTATTCATGCCAAGGGCTATCTGGTCGAATGTTGTTATTGACCCCGATACCCTTTCTACAGGATCTCCTTTATATAAGGGCGCCCCAGTGACAATCGAGCCCACTGAAGAAGAAGTTCTTAGTGCCGAAGATGTAGTGTTGAAAGTTTATGTCAGAGGGGAATAA
- a CDS encoding formylmethanofuran dehydrogenase subunit B encodes MIYKNIVCPVCGAACDDIQVEFGDGKIEAKNACKMGNAKFQEIFSSHRLRQPLVKVDGKLTPAAWDEALEIAADILVSAKRPLLFMGSETSCEAHEVGLKIGEYLGAIVDSNATICHGPTAMGIQESGKVGATEGQKKNRGDLIVYWGTNPLESMPRQMSRYAVFPRGYWTKRGRFDRTVITVDPRKTPTAEASDLHVQLKPNSDYELISALLTLLHGKTPHPSVEEITGVPICVMEEMLDMMKNCNFGAISVGLGLSSSIGKHRNAEIAMNLVKELNNYAKFTLGALRGHCNVAGFNQVASYMYGYPFGLDFTRGHPRYNPGEFTAVDVLRERDVDAAFVMCADLVCHIPADCASYLAKIPMVCLDIAPCPTTAASDVVLPGVIDAMECDGTFYRLDDVAVHFEPFTSSPFEFTKSNEDTLKQLFEKIKARK; translated from the coding sequence ATGATTTACAAAAACATAGTCTGTCCGGTTTGTGGGGCAGCCTGTGACGATATCCAGGTTGAATTCGGAGACGGAAAGATAGAAGCCAAAAATGCATGTAAAATGGGAAATGCCAAATTTCAGGAAATTTTTAGTTCCCACAGACTAAGGCAGCCTCTTGTAAAAGTTGATGGAAAACTGACGCCTGCCGCCTGGGATGAAGCTCTAGAAATAGCTGCCGATATCCTTGTTTCGGCAAAGCGACCCCTGCTTTTCATGGGTAGTGAAACCTCCTGCGAAGCTCATGAAGTAGGGCTCAAGATAGGAGAATACCTTGGTGCTATTGTTGACTCCAATGCTACAATCTGCCACGGACCAACAGCTATGGGAATCCAGGAATCAGGAAAAGTTGGTGCAACTGAAGGTCAGAAGAAAAATAGAGGAGATCTAATAGTTTACTGGGGAACCAATCCTCTTGAATCCATGCCAAGGCAGATGTCAAGATACGCAGTTTTCCCGCGTGGTTACTGGACAAAACGCGGGCGTTTCGACAGGACTGTTATCACAGTAGACCCAAGAAAAACTCCAACTGCTGAAGCCTCTGACCTGCATGTGCAGCTTAAACCTAACTCTGATTATGAACTTATCAGTGCACTTCTTACCTTACTTCACGGGAAAACTCCTCACCCTTCAGTGGAAGAGATAACAGGAGTCCCAATCTGTGTAATGGAAGAAATGCTTGATATGATGAAGAACTGCAACTTCGGGGCGATATCAGTAGGGCTTGGTCTCTCCTCCTCTATTGGAAAGCATAGAAACGCTGAAATTGCTATGAATCTCGTAAAGGAACTGAACAACTACGCAAAGTTCACTCTTGGAGCCCTGCGCGGTCACTGTAACGTAGCAGGTTTTAACCAGGTTGCTTCTTATATGTACGGCTACCCCTTCGGGCTTGATTTTACGCGCGGACACCCACGTTATAATCCCGGAGAATTCACAGCCGTTGATGTGCTTCGGGAAAGAGATGTGGATGCAGCCTTTGTGATGTGCGCTGATCTTGTCTGCCACATTCCTGCGGACTGCGCCTCTTACCTTGCCAAAATCCCAATGGTTTGCCTGGATATTGCTCCCTGTCCGACCACGGCTGCTTCGGATGTTGTACTTCCGGGGGTCATTGATGCCATGGAATGTGACGGGACTTTCTACAGGCTCGATGATGTGGCAGTACATTTTGAGCCTTTTACGAGTTCACCCTTCGAGTTTACTAAGAGCAATGAGGATACCCTGAAGCAGCTCTTTGAAAAGATAAAAGCAAGGAAGTAA
- a CDS encoding Rossmann-like domain-containing protein: protein MKKMIGETMPETEHPCGAKPPNREGENVKNGIKREGNEETEILPALVSALKSDLGSTLEKVKVNDIRIGLAYTGVLLSTGYGGVACTPLYEFSCCPALDFAVFLKGKTADKLLELALSENPLEAAVGVATANALSHMLWDLKPENFPISNLDVLDLIRPEDRVATVGYFGPLVPKILKITDKLTVLEKREIEAPQARTLPSEKAREIFPVSDVIILSASTLANRTFDGLLSLRGAAREVILLGPSTPLYPAPFFDRGITAIMGTRIIDPLTMLTVVSEAGGTKKLHQYCGEKVAFRKNE, encoded by the coding sequence ATGAAAAAAATGATAGGTGAAACAATGCCGGAAACAGAACACCCCTGTGGGGCAAAACCTCCAAACAGAGAAGGAGAAAACGTAAAAAATGGAATTAAAAGAGAGGGAAATGAAGAAACTGAAATCCTGCCAGCCCTCGTAAGTGCACTCAAAAGTGATCTGGGTTCTACTCTTGAAAAAGTCAAAGTAAATGATATCAGAATAGGGCTTGCCTATACCGGGGTTCTGCTCTCAACCGGTTACGGAGGCGTTGCCTGCACCCCTCTCTACGAGTTCTCCTGCTGCCCTGCCCTTGATTTTGCGGTTTTTCTGAAAGGGAAGACTGCGGATAAATTACTTGAACTTGCCCTGTCAGAAAATCCCCTTGAAGCTGCTGTAGGAGTCGCAACTGCAAATGCACTTTCCCACATGCTATGGGATCTTAAACCTGAGAACTTTCCCATCTCAAACTTGGATGTTCTTGACCTTATAAGACCCGAAGATCGAGTTGCAACGGTAGGTTATTTTGGACCTCTCGTCCCAAAAATCCTGAAAATAACCGATAAACTCACAGTCCTTGAAAAGCGTGAAATTGAAGCTCCTCAAGCCAGAACCCTGCCCTCGGAAAAAGCCAGAGAAATCTTCCCGGTATCCGATGTAATTATCCTCAGTGCAAGTACTCTAGCCAACAGGACTTTTGATGGACTTCTTTCCCTCCGAGGAGCAGCAAGGGAAGTAATCCTGCTCGGTCCAAGCACTCCTCTCTACCCTGCCCCATTTTTTGATAGAGGAATTACTGCAATAATGGGAACCCGAATTATTGATCCCCTGACTATGCTTACCGTAGTAAGTGAGGCAGGAGGAACGAAAAAACTGCATCAGTACTGCGGGGAAAAGGTTGCGTTCAGAAAAAATGAATAA
- a CDS encoding anion transporter, translating to MITQYIVFYPVPLPDPSVLILLGVFVLTALRQVGSLRLQIWQIMTLGAALVLLLGEISPGEALKAINMDVLIFLFGAFCVGEALNRSGYLAWLGSRIVSRAKNTDQLVFLVLFSTGILSAFLMNDTLAIMGTPLVLGFSRKYNISPKLMLFSLAFGVTTGSVMSPIGNPQNLLIAIDGNLDTPFVTFLRWLALPTLICLLVAYIVLKLFFREEFGKPTLIHSDGVITDPELASASKIALSLLLVLIACKIFLVEFLPTWDFNLSWIALFSSLPILLSRRRIEIVKNIDWTTLAFFVSMFVLMRSVWISGTCQELLARMSPHLGSVSTILVLSIGLSQLISNVPFVALYLPAMGSTVSQEQLMALAAGSTIAGNFLILGAASNVIIIQNAEKEGKTISFAEFFRIGILITILDAIIYFIFL from the coding sequence ATGATTACGCAGTATATTGTGTTCTATCCTGTGCCTTTACCTGATCCCTCAGTACTTATTCTTCTGGGCGTCTTTGTACTCACAGCTCTCAGGCAGGTCGGATCTTTAAGGTTGCAAATCTGGCAGATCATGACTCTTGGGGCTGCACTTGTACTGCTACTAGGTGAGATTTCGCCTGGAGAAGCCCTTAAAGCGATTAATATGGATGTGCTCATCTTTCTCTTTGGAGCTTTTTGCGTGGGAGAGGCACTTAACCGAAGCGGATATCTTGCCTGGCTAGGGAGCCGAATAGTTTCCAGGGCTAAGAATACGGATCAACTTGTATTTCTTGTACTCTTCTCCACAGGAATACTTTCTGCATTTCTAATGAATGATACCCTGGCTATAATGGGTACACCACTCGTTCTTGGGTTTTCCAGGAAATACAATATCTCTCCTAAACTCATGCTCTTTTCCCTGGCATTCGGCGTAACTACAGGAAGTGTTATGAGCCCTATAGGAAACCCACAAAACCTTCTCATAGCAATAGATGGAAACCTGGATACTCCTTTTGTAACATTTTTGCGCTGGCTCGCTCTTCCAACCTTAATATGCCTTCTGGTTGCTTATATTGTGCTAAAACTCTTTTTCCGGGAGGAATTCGGGAAACCAACCCTGATACACTCTGATGGGGTCATTACCGACCCTGAACTTGCCAGTGCCTCAAAAATAGCTCTTTCGCTACTGCTGGTTCTCATAGCCTGTAAGATTTTCCTAGTGGAGTTTTTACCTACTTGGGACTTCAATCTGAGCTGGATTGCCCTTTTCTCATCGCTGCCTATCCTGCTTAGTAGAAGGCGCATTGAGATCGTAAAAAACATTGACTGGACAACTCTCGCTTTTTTCGTTTCAATGTTTGTGCTAATGCGAAGCGTGTGGATTTCCGGAACATGCCAGGAACTGCTTGCAAGGATGTCTCCTCACTTAGGCTCTGTATCAACTATCCTTGTGCTCAGTATTGGACTTAGCCAGCTAATTTCTAATGTTCCCTTTGTTGCGCTCTATCTGCCTGCCATGGGGAGTACAGTTTCTCAGGAACAATTGATGGCTCTTGCTGCTGGAAGTACAATTGCGGGAAACTTTCTGATTCTGGGAGCTGCGAGCAACGTTATTATTATCCAGAATGCGGAAAAAGAGGGAAAAACTATCTCATTTGCCGAATTCTTTAGAATTGGAATCTTAATAACGATTTTAGATGCTATTATCTATTTTATCTTTCTCTAA